The Enterobacter kobei genome has a segment encoding these proteins:
- the nuoM gene encoding NADH-quinone oxidoreductase subunit M — MLLPWLILIPFIGGFLCWQTERFGVKMPRWIALITMGLTLALGLQLWLQGGYSLTQSAGIPQWQSEFILPWIPRFGITIHLAIDGLSLLMVVLTGLLGVLAVLCSWREIEKYQGFFHLNLMWILGGVIGVFLAIDMFLFFFFWEMMLVPMYFLIALWGHKASDGKTRITAATKFFIYTQASGLVMLIAILALVFVHHNATGIWTFNYEDLLKTPMSHGVEYLLMLGFFIAFAVKMPVVPLHGWLPDAHSQAPTAGSVDLAGILLKTAAYGLLRFALPLFPNASAEFAPIAMWLGVIGIFYGAWMAFTQYDIKRLIAYTSVSHMGFVLIAIYTGSQLAYQGAVIQMIAHGLSAAGLFILCGQLYERLHTRDMRMMGGLWSKIKWLPALSMFFAVATLGMPGTGNFVGEFMILFGSFKVVPVITVISTFGLVFASVYSLAMLHRAYFGKAKSEIAAQELPGMSLRELFIILLLVVLLVLLGFFPQPILDTSHSAMGNIQQWFVNSASTTRP; from the coding sequence ATGTTACTACCCTGGCTAATATTAATTCCCTTCATCGGCGGCTTCCTGTGCTGGCAGACTGAACGCTTTGGCGTGAAGATGCCGCGCTGGATCGCGCTGATCACCATGGGATTGACGCTCGCGCTTGGCCTGCAACTGTGGTTGCAGGGCGGTTACTCACTGACCCAGTCTGCGGGCATCCCGCAGTGGCAGTCTGAGTTCATCCTGCCTTGGATCCCACGTTTCGGTATCACCATCCACCTGGCGATTGACGGTCTGTCGCTGCTGATGGTGGTGCTGACCGGTCTGCTCGGTGTTCTGGCGGTACTCTGCTCCTGGCGAGAAATCGAAAAATACCAGGGCTTTTTCCACCTGAACCTGATGTGGATCCTGGGCGGCGTGATCGGCGTGTTCCTTGCCATCGACATGTTCCTGTTCTTCTTCTTCTGGGAGATGATGCTGGTGCCGATGTACTTCCTGATCGCGCTGTGGGGCCACAAGGCATCCGACGGTAAAACGCGTATCACGGCGGCGACCAAGTTCTTCATCTACACCCAGGCGAGCGGTCTGGTGATGTTGATTGCCATTCTGGCACTGGTGTTTGTTCACCATAACGCAACGGGCATCTGGACCTTCAACTACGAAGATCTGCTGAAAACCCCGATGTCACACGGCGTTGAATACCTGCTGATGCTGGGCTTCTTCATCGCATTCGCGGTGAAAATGCCGGTGGTTCCGCTGCACGGCTGGCTGCCAGACGCGCACTCTCAGGCACCCACTGCGGGTTCCGTTGACCTGGCGGGCATCTTGCTGAAAACCGCGGCCTACGGTCTGCTGCGCTTCGCGCTGCCGCTGTTCCCGAATGCGTCCGCTGAGTTTGCCCCGATTGCCATGTGGCTCGGTGTGATCGGTATCTTCTACGGTGCCTGGATGGCCTTCACGCAGTACGACATCAAGCGTCTGATTGCCTACACCTCCGTTTCCCACATGGGCTTCGTGCTGATTGCCATCTACACCGGCAGCCAGCTGGCGTACCAGGGCGCGGTGATCCAGATGATTGCGCACGGTCTGTCCGCTGCCGGCCTCTTCATCCTGTGTGGTCAGCTGTACGAACGTCTGCACACGCGTGACATGCGCATGATGGGCGGTCTGTGGAGCAAAATTAAATGGCTGCCAGCGCTCTCCATGTTCTTCGCGGTTGCCACCCTGGGGATGCCAGGCACCGGTAACTTCGTCGGCGAATTTATGATTCTGTTCGGCAGCTTCAAAGTGGTGCCGGTGATCACCGTGATCTCCACCTTTGGTCTGGTGTTCGCTTCCGTCTACTCGCTGGCGATGCTGCACCGCGCTTACTTCGGTAAAGCGAAGAGCGAAATTGCTGCACAAGAACTGCCGGGGATGTCGCTGCGTGAGCTGTTCATCATCCTGCTGCTGGTCGTACTGCTGGTGCTGCTGGGCTTCTTCCCGCAGCCGATTCTGGATACCTCGCACAGTGCGATGGGCAACATCCAGCAGTGGTTTGTTAATTCTGCTTCTACTACAAGGCCGTAA
- the nuoL gene encoding NADH-quinone oxidoreductase subunit L, whose product MNMLALTIIFPLIGFVLLAFSRGRWSENLSATVGIGSIGLAALVTAYAGIDFFNNGRQPFSVPLWTWMSVGDFNIGFNLVLDGLSLTMLSVVTGVGFLIHMFASWYMRGEEGYSRFFAYTNLFIASMVVLVLADNLLLMYLGWEGVGLCSYLLIGFYYTDPKNGAAAMKAFVVTRVGDVFLAFALFILYNELGTLNFREMVELAPAHFAAGNNMLWWATLMLLGGAVGKSAQLPLQTWLADAMAGPTPVSALIHAATMVTAGVYLIARTHGLFLMTPEILHLVGIVGAVTLVLAGFAALVQTDIKRVLAYSTMSQIGYMFLALGVQAWDAAIFHLMTHAFFKALLFLSSGSVILACHHEQNIFKMGGLRKSIPLVYVCFLVGGAALAALPLITAGFFSKDEILAGAMANGHINLMVAGLVGAFMTSLYTFRMIFIVFHGKEQIHAHAGKGITHHLPLIVLLVLSTFVGAMIVPPLQGVLPDTTELEHGRVLTLEITSGVVAIAGILIAAWLWLGKRTLVTAVANSAPGRLLGTWWYNAWGFDWLYDMIFVKPFLGIAWLLKRDPLNSLMNIPAILSRFAGKGLLYSENGYLRWYVASMSIGAVVVLALLMVLR is encoded by the coding sequence ATGAACATGCTTGCCTTAACCATTATTTTTCCGCTGATTGGCTTCGTGCTGCTGGCGTTTTCTCGCGGCCGCTGGTCTGAGAATCTGTCTGCGACCGTGGGCATTGGCTCAATCGGTCTGGCTGCGCTGGTCACAGCGTATGCGGGGATCGACTTCTTTAACAACGGACGTCAGCCTTTCAGCGTGCCGCTGTGGACCTGGATGTCGGTCGGTGATTTCAACATCGGCTTCAACCTGGTGCTGGACGGCCTCTCGCTGACCATGCTCTCCGTGGTCACCGGCGTTGGCTTCCTGATCCACATGTTCGCCTCCTGGTATATGCGCGGTGAAGAGGGTTACTCCCGCTTCTTCGCCTACACCAACCTGTTTATCGCCAGCATGGTGGTTCTGGTGCTGGCCGATAACCTGCTGCTGATGTATCTGGGCTGGGAAGGCGTGGGTCTGTGTTCTTACCTGCTGATTGGCTTCTACTACACCGATCCGAAGAATGGCGCAGCGGCCATGAAAGCGTTCGTCGTGACCCGCGTGGGTGACGTCTTCCTCGCTTTCGCGCTGTTCATTCTTTACAACGAACTGGGCACGCTGAACTTCCGCGAAATGGTGGAACTGGCGCCAGCGCACTTCGCTGCAGGCAACAACATGCTGTGGTGGGCAACGCTGATGCTGCTGGGTGGCGCTGTGGGTAAATCCGCACAGCTGCCGTTGCAGACATGGCTGGCCGACGCGATGGCGGGTCCAACCCCTGTCTCCGCGCTGATCCACGCCGCGACCATGGTCACCGCCGGTGTCTACCTGATTGCGCGTACCCATGGCCTGTTCCTGATGACCCCGGAAATTCTGCATCTGGTGGGTATCGTCGGTGCGGTCACGCTGGTGCTGGCAGGCTTTGCTGCGCTGGTACAGACCGACATCAAACGCGTTCTCGCGTACTCCACCATGAGCCAGATTGGTTATATGTTCCTGGCGCTGGGCGTTCAGGCGTGGGACGCGGCCATTTTCCACCTGATGACGCACGCGTTCTTTAAAGCGCTGCTGTTCCTCTCATCCGGTTCGGTGATTCTGGCCTGCCACCACGAGCAGAACATCTTCAAGATGGGCGGACTGCGTAAGTCCATTCCGCTGGTGTATGTCTGCTTCCTGGTGGGCGGCGCGGCGCTGGCGGCACTGCCGCTGATCACCGCGGGCTTCTTCAGTAAGGACGAAATCCTTGCGGGTGCCATGGCGAATGGTCATATCAATCTGATGGTTGCGGGTCTGGTCGGTGCATTCATGACCTCCCTGTATACCTTCCGTATGATTTTCATCGTATTCCACGGTAAAGAACAAATTCACGCTCACGCAGGGAAGGGGATTACCCACCACCTGCCGCTGATTGTGCTGCTGGTACTGTCCACCTTCGTTGGCGCAATGATTGTGCCGCCGCTGCAGGGCGTACTGCCAGACACCACCGAGCTTGAGCACGGTCGCGTTCTGACGCTTGAAATCACCTCCGGTGTAGTCGCTATTGCGGGCATCCTGATTGCGGCATGGCTGTGGCTGGGCAAACGCACGCTGGTGACCGCCGTTGCCAACAGCGCGCCTGGCCGTCTGCTGGGCACCTGGTGGTACAACGCGTGGGGCTTCGACTGGCTGTACGACATGATCTTCGTTAAGCCGTTCCTGGGCATTGCGTGGCTGCTGAAGCGCGACCCACTGAACAGCCTGATGAATATCCCGGCGATCCTCTCCCGCTTTGCAGGTAAAGGCCTGCTGTACAGCGAGAACGGTTACCTGCGCTGGTATGTGGCGTCCATGAGCATCGGTGCGGTTGTCGTGCTGGCGCTGCTGATGGTGTTGCGTTGA
- the nuoJ gene encoding NADH-quinone oxidoreductase subunit J: MEFAFYICGLIAILATLRVITHTNPVHALLYLIISLLAISGVFFALGAHFAGALEIIVYAGAIMVLFVFVVMMLNLGGSEIEQERQWLKPQVWIGPAILSAIMLVVIVYAILGVNDQGIDGTPIGAKEVGITLFGPYVLAVELASMLLLAGLVVAFHVGREERAGEVLSNRTDDRAKRKTEERA; the protein is encoded by the coding sequence ATGGAATTCGCTTTTTATATCTGTGGCCTTATCGCCATCCTGGCAACGCTGCGAGTGATTACGCACACCAATCCGGTGCATGCGCTGCTGTACTTAATCATCTCCCTGCTGGCTATCTCCGGGGTGTTCTTCGCACTGGGCGCGCACTTCGCCGGTGCGCTGGAAATCATCGTCTACGCCGGGGCCATTATGGTGCTGTTCGTGTTCGTGGTGATGATGCTGAACCTGGGCGGCTCTGAAATTGAGCAGGAACGTCAGTGGTTAAAACCGCAGGTGTGGATTGGCCCGGCAATTTTGTCGGCCATCATGCTGGTGGTGATTGTTTACGCCATTCTGGGCGTGAACGATCAGGGCATCGACGGCACGCCGATCGGCGCTAAAGAGGTGGGTATCACGCTCTTTGGCCCATACGTTCTGGCGGTGGAACTGGCCTCTATGCTGCTGCTGGCAGGCCTGGTGGTTGCTTTCCACGTTGGTCGCGAAGAGCGTGCTGGCGAGGTGCTGAGCAACCGCACTGACGACCGCGCGAAAAGAAAAACGGAGGAGCGCGCATGA
- the nuoG gene encoding NADH-quinone oxidoreductase subunit NuoG encodes MATIHVDGKEYEVNGADNLLEACLSLGLDIPYFCWHPALGSVGACRQCAVKQYQNAEDTRGRLVMSCMTPATEGTFISIDDEEAKQFRESVVEWLMTNHPHDCPVCEEGGNCHLQDMTVMTGHSFRRYRFTKRTHRNQDLGPFISHEMNRCIACYRCVRYYKDYADGQDLGVYGAHDNVYFGRPEDGTLESEFSGNLVEICPTGVFTDKTHSERYNRKWDMQFAPSICQQCSLGCNTSPGERYGELRRIENRYNGTVNHYFLCDRGRFGYGYVNLKDRPRQPVQRRGDDFITLNAEQAMQGAADILRQSKKVIGIGSPRASIESNFALRELVGAENFYTGIAEGEQERLQLVLKVLREGGIHTPALREIESYDAVLVLGEDLTQTGARAALAVRQAVKGKAREMAAAQKVADWQIAAILNIGQRAKHPLFVTNVDNTRLDDIAAWTYCAPVEDQARLGFAIAHALDNNSPAVELDRDLQNKVDVIVQALAGAKKPLIISGTNAGSAEIIQAAANVAKALKGRGADVGVTMIARAVNSIGLGMIGGGSLEAALSELESGSADAVVVLENDLHRHASAARVDAALSKAPLVMVIDHQRTAIMDKAHLVLSAASFAESDGTVINNEGRAQRFFQVYDPAYYDSNTVMLESWRWLHSLHSTVQSREVDWTQLDHVIDAVVEKLPQLAGIKDAAPEASFRIRGQKLAREPHRYSGRTAMRANISVHEPRQPQDKDTMFAFSMEGNNQPSAPRSQIPFAWAPGWNSPQAWNKFQAEVGGSLRHGDPGVRLIEASETGLDFFTTVPASFQAQDGSWRIAPYYHLFGSDELSQRSPVFQTRMPQPYIKLNPADAAKLGVNAGANIAFSYDGQTISLPLIISESLTAGQVGLPMGMPGIAPVLAGARLDNLQEAKA; translated from the coding sequence ATGGCTACGATTCATGTAGACGGCAAAGAATACGAAGTCAACGGGGCGGACAACCTTCTGGAAGCTTGTCTGTCTCTTGGCCTCGATATTCCGTACTTTTGCTGGCATCCGGCGCTGGGCAGCGTCGGTGCTTGCCGCCAGTGTGCGGTGAAGCAATATCAAAACGCGGAAGACACGCGTGGTCGCCTGGTGATGTCCTGTATGACGCCAGCCACCGAAGGCACCTTTATTTCGATTGATGACGAAGAAGCCAAACAGTTCCGCGAAAGCGTGGTGGAATGGTTGATGACCAACCACCCGCACGACTGTCCGGTCTGTGAAGAGGGCGGTAACTGCCACCTTCAGGATATGACCGTAATGACCGGTCACAGCTTCCGTCGCTATCGCTTTACTAAACGTACCCACCGTAACCAGGATCTGGGGCCGTTCATCTCTCACGAAATGAACCGCTGCATCGCCTGCTACCGCTGCGTGCGTTACTACAAAGACTACGCAGACGGTCAGGATCTGGGCGTGTATGGCGCGCATGACAACGTCTACTTCGGTCGCCCGGAAGACGGAACGCTGGAAAGCGAGTTCTCCGGTAACCTGGTAGAAATCTGCCCGACCGGCGTATTCACGGATAAAACCCACTCCGAGCGTTACAACCGTAAATGGGACATGCAGTTTGCGCCTAGCATCTGCCAGCAGTGTTCCCTCGGCTGTAACACCAGCCCGGGTGAGCGTTACGGCGAACTGCGTCGTATCGAAAACCGTTACAACGGTACCGTTAACCACTACTTCCTGTGCGACCGCGGTCGTTTCGGCTATGGCTATGTGAACCTGAAAGACCGTCCGCGTCAGCCGGTTCAGCGCCGTGGTGACGACTTCATTACCCTGAACGCTGAGCAGGCGATGCAGGGCGCGGCAGATATTCTGCGTCAGTCTAAGAAAGTGATCGGTATCGGTTCCCCGCGCGCCAGCATCGAAAGCAACTTCGCGCTGCGTGAGCTGGTTGGGGCTGAGAACTTCTATACCGGCATCGCCGAGGGCGAGCAGGAACGTCTGCAGCTGGTTCTGAAAGTGCTGCGTGAAGGCGGTATTCATACCCCTGCGCTGCGCGAAATTGAATCCTACGATGCGGTTCTGGTGCTGGGTGAAGACCTGACGCAGACCGGCGCACGCGCGGCTCTGGCGGTTCGTCAGGCGGTGAAAGGAAAAGCACGTGAAATGGCTGCGGCGCAGAAAGTGGCTGACTGGCAGATTGCGGCGATCCTGAACATCGGTCAGCGTGCGAAGCATCCTCTGTTTGTGACCAACGTCGACAACACCCGTCTGGACGATATCGCTGCGTGGACCTACTGCGCGCCGGTTGAAGATCAGGCACGCCTTGGCTTTGCCATCGCCCACGCGCTGGACAACAACTCTCCCGCCGTTGAACTGGATCGCGATCTGCAAAACAAGGTTGACGTGATTGTTCAGGCCCTGGCAGGTGCGAAGAAACCGCTGATTATTTCCGGTACCAACGCCGGTAGCGCGGAGATCATTCAGGCGGCAGCTAACGTGGCTAAAGCGCTGAAAGGCCGTGGTGCAGATGTTGGTGTGACCATGATTGCCCGTGCGGTGAACAGCATTGGTCTGGGTATGATTGGCGGCGGCTCGCTGGAAGCGGCGTTAAGCGAACTGGAGTCTGGTTCTGCGGATGCCGTTGTGGTGCTGGAAAATGACCTGCATCGCCATGCTTCTGCCGCTCGCGTTGACGCCGCGCTCTCCAAAGCGCCGCTGGTCATGGTCATCGACCATCAGCGCACCGCGATCATGGACAAAGCACACCTGGTGCTCTCTGCGGCAAGCTTCGCAGAAAGTGACGGTACCGTTATTAACAACGAAGGTCGCGCACAGCGTTTCTTCCAGGTCTATGATCCGGCGTACTACGACAGCAACACCGTGATGCTGGAAAGCTGGCGCTGGCTGCACTCCCTGCACAGCACCGTACAGAGCCGTGAAGTGGACTGGACGCAGCTTGACCACGTTATCGACGCGGTGGTGGAAAAACTGCCTCAGCTGGCGGGCATTAAAGATGCAGCCCCTGAAGCAAGCTTCCGTATTCGCGGCCAGAAACTGGCACGTGAACCGCACCGCTACAGTGGCCGTACCGCAATGCGTGCCAACATCAGCGTACACGAACCGCGTCAGCCGCAGGATAAAGACACCATGTTCGCCTTCTCAATGGAAGGGAACAACCAGCCGTCTGCGCCGCGTTCGCAAATCCCGTTCGCATGGGCTCCGGGCTGGAACTCCCCGCAGGCGTGGAACAAGTTCCAGGCTGAAGTGGGCGGTTCCCTGCGCCACGGCGATCCGGGCGTGCGTCTGATTGAAGCGTCTGAAACCGGTCTGGATTTCTTCACGACCGTGCCAGCAAGCTTCCAGGCCCAGGACGGTAGCTGGCGTATTGCGCCGTACTACCATCTGTTCGGTAGCGACGAGCTGTCCCAGCGTTCACCTGTCTTCCAGACCCGTATGCCGCAGCCGTACATCAAGCTCAACCCGGCGGATGCCGCAAAGCTTGGCGTTAACGCGGGTGCGAACATTGCCTTTAGCTATGACGGCCAGACCATCAGCCTGCCGCTGATTATCTCTGAAAGTCTGACAGCAGGGCAGGTGGGTCTGCCGATGGGTATGCCAGGCATCGCGCCGGTTCTGGCGGGTGCGCGTCTTGATAATCTGCAGGAGGCAAAAGCATGA
- the nuoI gene encoding NADH-quinone oxidoreductase subunit NuoI: MTLKELLVGFGTQVRSIWMIGLHAFAKRETRMYPEEPVYLPPRYRGRIVLTRDPDGSERCVACNLCAVACPVGCISLQKAETVDGRWYPEFFRINFSRCIFCGLCEEACPTTAIQLTPDFELGEYKRQDLVYEKEDLLISGPGKYPEYNFYRMAGMAIDGKDKGEAENEAKPIDVKSLLP, from the coding sequence ATGACCTTAAAAGAATTACTGGTAGGCTTCGGTACCCAGGTACGCAGTATCTGGATGATCGGCCTGCACGCGTTTGCCAAACGCGAAACCCGGATGTACCCGGAAGAGCCGGTATATCTGCCGCCGCGCTACCGTGGCCGTATTGTGCTGACGCGCGACCCGGACGGTTCCGAGCGCTGCGTTGCCTGTAACCTGTGTGCGGTAGCGTGTCCGGTCGGCTGTATCTCTCTGCAGAAAGCAGAGACGGTAGATGGCCGCTGGTACCCTGAGTTCTTCCGCATCAACTTCTCACGCTGCATTTTCTGCGGTCTGTGTGAAGAAGCGTGCCCAACCACGGCGATTCAGCTGACTCCAGACTTCGAGCTGGGTGAGTACAAGCGTCAGGACCTGGTGTACGAGAAAGAGGATCTGCTGATTTCCGGTCCGGGCAAATACCCGGAATATAACTTCTACCGGATGGCGGGTATGGCAATCGACGGCAAAGATAAGGGCGAAGCAGAGAACGAAGCTAAGCCTATCGACGTCAAGAGCCTGTTACCGTAA
- the nuoK gene encoding NADH-quinone oxidoreductase subunit NuoK — translation MIPLTHGLILAAILFVLGLTGLVIRRNLLFMLIGLEIMINASALAFVVAGSYWGQTDGQVMYILAISLAAAEASIGLALLLQLHRRRQNLNIDSVSELRG, via the coding sequence ATGATCCCCTTAACACATGGACTGATCCTCGCTGCGATTTTATTCGTTCTGGGTCTGACCGGTCTGGTTATCCGCCGCAATCTGCTGTTTATGCTGATCGGTCTGGAAATCATGATTAACGCCTCCGCGCTGGCCTTCGTGGTCGCCGGAAGCTACTGGGGCCAGACCGATGGTCAGGTGATGTACATTCTCGCCATCAGCCTCGCGGCTGCCGAAGCGAGTATTGGCCTGGCGCTGTTGCTGCAGCTCCATCGTCGCCGCCAGAATCTGAACATCGATTCAGTAAGTGAGTTGCGTGGATGA
- the nuoN gene encoding NADH-quinone oxidoreductase subunit NuoN, translating into MTITPQQLIALLPLLIVGLTVVVVMLSIAWRRNHFLNATLSVIGLNAALVSLWFVGQGGAMDVTPLMRVDGYAMLYTGLVLLASLATCTFAYPWLEGYNDNKEEFYLLVLIAALGGILLANANHLAALFLGIELISLPLFGLIGYAFRQKRSLEASIKYTILSAAASSFLLFGIALLYAQSGNLSFMALGKSLGDGMLHEPLLLAGLGMMIVGLGFKLSLVPFHLWTPDVYQGAPAPVSTFLATASKIAIFGVVMRLFLYAPVGDSEAVRVVLGIIAFVSIIFGNLMALSQTNIKRLLGYSSISHLGYLMVALIALQSGEMSMEAVGVYLAGYLFSSLGAFGVVSLMSSPYRGPDADSLFSYRGLFWHRPILSAVMTVMMLSLAGIPMTLGFIGKFYVLAVGVQAHLWWLTAGVVIGSAIGLYYYLRVAVSLYLSAPQQLNRDAPSNWQYSAGGIVVLISALLVLIFGIYPQPLIDIVQRAMPLM; encoded by the coding sequence ATGACAATAACTCCACAACAACTGATTGCGCTGCTACCGCTGCTCATCGTCGGATTGACGGTGGTGGTTGTGATGCTCTCCATTGCGTGGCGACGCAATCACTTCCTGAATGCCACGCTGTCGGTCATCGGCCTGAACGCCGCGTTAGTCTCTCTCTGGTTTGTTGGCCAGGGCGGTGCGATGGACGTCACGCCGCTGATGCGCGTTGACGGCTATGCCATGCTCTACACCGGTCTGGTGCTGCTGGCGAGCCTGGCGACCTGTACCTTTGCGTACCCATGGCTCGAAGGCTACAACGACAACAAAGAAGAGTTTTATCTGCTGGTTCTGATTGCCGCGCTGGGCGGCATTCTGCTGGCGAATGCTAACCATCTGGCCGCGCTGTTCCTCGGTATTGAGCTGATCTCTCTGCCGCTGTTCGGTCTGATTGGTTACGCCTTCCGTCAAAAGCGCTCTCTGGAAGCAAGCATCAAGTACACCATCCTGTCTGCTGCTGCGTCCTCGTTCCTGCTGTTTGGTATTGCGCTGCTGTACGCACAGTCCGGTAACCTCTCTTTCATGGCGCTCGGCAAGAGCCTCGGCGACGGCATGCTCCACGAGCCGCTGCTGCTGGCGGGTCTGGGCATGATGATTGTAGGCCTTGGCTTTAAACTCTCACTGGTTCCGTTCCACCTGTGGACACCAGACGTATACCAGGGCGCGCCTGCGCCGGTGTCGACCTTCCTGGCGACAGCGAGCAAAATCGCTATCTTCGGTGTGGTCATGCGTCTGTTCCTGTACGCGCCGGTGGGTGACAGTGAAGCGGTTCGCGTGGTGCTGGGCATCATCGCGTTCGTCTCCATCATCTTCGGTAACCTGATGGCGCTGAGCCAGACCAACATCAAGCGTCTGCTGGGCTACTCGTCCATCTCTCATCTGGGCTACCTGATGGTGGCGCTGATTGCGCTGCAGAGCGGTGAAATGTCGATGGAAGCCGTGGGCGTGTATCTGGCCGGTTACCTGTTCAGCAGCCTCGGCGCCTTCGGCGTGGTGAGCCTGATGTCCAGCCCATACCGTGGCCCGGATGCCGACTCACTGTTCTCTTACCGTGGTCTGTTCTGGCACCGTCCGATCCTGTCCGCGGTGATGACCGTGATGATGCTCTCTCTGGCGGGTATCCCGATGACGCTGGGCTTTATCGGTAAATTCTACGTGCTGGCCGTCGGTGTGCAGGCACACCTGTGGTGGCTGACTGCCGGTGTGGTTATCGGTTCCGCGATTGGTCTCTACTACTACCTGCGCGTTGCCGTGAGCCTCTACCTGAGCGCGCCTCAGCAGCTCAACCGCGATGCGCCATCTAACTGGCAGTACAGCGCCGGTGGTATCGTAGTGCTTATCTCAGCCCTGCTGGTGCTGATCTTCGGTATCTATCCGCAGCCGCTGATTGATATCGTGCAGCGAGCGATGCCATTAATGTAA
- the nuoH gene encoding NADH-quinone oxidoreductase subunit NuoH gives MSWLTPDLIDILLSILKAIVILLVVVTCGAFMSFGERRLLGLFQNRYGPNRVGWGGSLQLVADMIKMFFKEDWIPRFSDRVIFTLAPMIAFTSLLLAFAIVPVSPTWVVADLNIGILFFLMMAGLAVYAVLFAGWSSNNKYSLLGAMRASAQTLSYEVFLGLSLMGVVAQAGSFNMTDIVNNQADIWNVIPQFFGFITFAIAGVAVCHRHPFDQPEAEQELADGYHIEYSGMKFGLFFVGEYIGIVTISALMVTLFFGGWHGPFLPPFIWFALKTAFFMMMFILIRAALPRPRYDQVMSFGWKVCLPLTLVNLLVTAAVILWQQP, from the coding sequence ATGAGTTGGTTAACGCCGGATCTTATCGACATCCTGCTGAGCATTCTGAAAGCGATTGTTATCCTGCTGGTGGTGGTCACCTGCGGCGCGTTCATGAGCTTCGGTGAACGTCGTCTGCTCGGTCTGTTCCAGAACCGTTACGGACCGAACCGCGTGGGCTGGGGTGGTTCACTCCAGCTGGTCGCGGACATGATCAAGATGTTCTTTAAAGAGGACTGGATCCCGCGCTTCTCGGACCGCGTGATCTTTACGCTGGCGCCGATGATCGCCTTCACCTCGCTGCTGCTGGCATTTGCTATCGTTCCCGTTAGCCCGACCTGGGTGGTCGCTGACCTGAACATCGGCATTCTGTTCTTCCTGATGATGGCAGGCCTCGCGGTTTACGCGGTCCTGTTCGCAGGCTGGTCCAGTAACAACAAATACTCGCTGCTGGGTGCGATGCGTGCTTCCGCGCAGACGCTGAGCTACGAAGTGTTCCTGGGACTCTCCCTGATGGGCGTGGTGGCGCAGGCCGGTTCATTCAACATGACCGACATCGTCAACAACCAGGCTGACATCTGGAACGTTATCCCGCAGTTCTTTGGTTTTATTACCTTTGCTATCGCGGGCGTGGCAGTGTGTCACCGTCACCCGTTTGACCAGCCAGAAGCCGAACAGGAACTGGCCGACGGTTACCACATCGAATATTCCGGTATGAAGTTCGGTCTGTTCTTCGTGGGCGAGTACATCGGTATCGTCACCATTTCCGCGTTGATGGTAACGCTGTTCTTTGGTGGCTGGCATGGCCCGTTCTTACCGCCGTTCATCTGGTTCGCGCTGAAAACCGCGTTCTTCATGATGATGTTCATTTTGATTCGCGCAGCGTTACCGCGTCCACGTTATGACCAGGTAATGTCCTTCGGCTGGAAAGTGTGCCTGCCGCTGACGCTCGTCAACTTGTTGGTAACGGCAGCTGTCATTCTCTGGCAGCAGCCATAA